From Erigeron canadensis isolate Cc75 chromosome 5, C_canadensis_v1, whole genome shotgun sequence:
CATTTCAAACAGATCAACAAAATCCAAAGATTAAGATCTACTCTTGTTCGTGTCCATAACCACCAATCTATTAGAAATTCCTTGGGGAACGACGAACATGGAGCTACCACGAGGTATACAATGTTCTATGGTTCCCAATTGTTTTTTTCTGTTCTTACAAACAATAACCGAGATTTGaaaattcattacatacaatgcacatgatTGAAAGCTCGATACACACTATGACAATTCATGTAAAATTTTTTACATTCTGAATTACTAAGCTAATTTAGGCTAAACTTGATATTTCTTCTCTGTATCCTTAAATGGtagattattatgattttgcaTACTCATTATCATtctattataattttaaattggACTAAACATCTTCTAACAATTAATTTCTATGTTTGGGATATATAGACTAGCAGGTAAAGTAGCAATCATAACTGGAGCAGCTCAAGGAATTGGAGAATGTACTGCAAGACTTTTTGCTAAACACGGAGCCAAGATTGTAATCGTTGACATCCAGGACGATTTGGGTCAATCTGTTTGTGAAGACATTGGTCTTGAAAGCGCATCTTACATCCACTGCGATGTAACTAAAGAAGAGGATATAGAAAAGGCAGTAAAGTTCACCATAGAAAAGTATGGTAAATTAGATATAATGATCAACAATGCCGCGGTTTTAGGTGAAGCAAAGCAAAGTATTCTTGAAAACAGCAAAGCTGACTTTGACCATGTTATAAGTGTCAACTTAGCAGGCGTTTTTCTAGGAACAAAACACGCAGCTCGTGCCATGATCCCAGCTCATAGTGGTAGCATTATATCAGTTGGAAGTGTATCTTCTGCAATTGGCGGTGTTTCCCCTCATGCATATACTAGTTCAAAACACGCAATAATTGGACTGACAAGAAATGTTGCTGCAGAACTTGGCAAACATGGAATTCGGGTCAATTGTGTATCCCCTTACCTTATTCCACCATCAGTCCCAGCTGAAATAACCGATACGTATCcagatatatttaaaaatatatattcaaacatTAAGGGAGTGACTCTTCAAGGAGAAGATGTGGCTCAAGCTGCTCTGTACCTAGCAAGTGATGACTCCAAGTATATAAGTGGCCATAACCTTGCAGTTGATGGAGGGTTTACCACAATAAATCCTGGATTCGGCTTATATGCGCCATCTAAATCTTCTTAATTTGCTTATGATACGTCACATTCTCTGTTACCGtattgaaaatttttgaataaactttctttttaacaatcaAATTTGTCTTGCGGTGTTTATCTATTAGTGCGTTGGATGTAGAGTCGAATTGATGTCTT
This genomic window contains:
- the LOC122602144 gene encoding secoisolariciresinol dehydrogenase-like — its product is MATMNIAPVSGASTPQRLLANITSGAESIRACSRELCIESGKNDVLASSKSYVAQQLHFKQINKIQRLRSTLVRVHNHQSIRNSLGNDEHGATTRLAGKVAIITGAAQGIGECTARLFAKHGAKIVIVDIQDDLGQSVCEDIGLESASYIHCDVTKEEDIEKAVKFTIEKYGKLDIMINNAAVLGEAKQSILENSKADFDHVISVNLAGVFLGTKHAARAMIPAHSGSIISVGSVSSAIGGVSPHAYTSSKHAIIGLTRNVAAELGKHGIRVNCVSPYLIPPSVPAEITDTYPDIFKNIYSNIKGVTLQGEDVAQAALYLASDDSKYISGHNLAVDGGFTTINPGFGLYAPSKSS